The Trypanosoma brucei brucei TREU927 chromosome 9, whole genome shotgun sequence genome includes a window with the following:
- a CDS encoding bloodstream stage alanine-rich protein BARP (GPI-Anchor Signal predicted for Tb09.244.2520 by DGPI v2.04 with cleavage site probability 0.51600003 near 239), translating into MSITFHNLWLLLTVLCTAGIRADASKEECPDKGSYPAAEDVLVLCRVAEQLRGLPDTVSSALVNAATASSKAFEAKVQAEEAVELAESKGLNVTKAKEAAVRATLAAEAAATAASNVEINAANIAAVPWLERRQNVGWQKLAKCIDLDMDMREAARVCRRAADNVTAQSLTAALKDLEKVYTDVSTREALRKETVEFHKELASLEEHVEEAVRAQKRAEDAAAYANQTVGTNTGPVVNSVASPEGSVLLLIAGLFLGSVL; encoded by the coding sequence atGAGCATCACTTTTCATAACTTATGGCTACTTTTAACAGTGTTATGCACCGCAGGTATTCGTGCTGACGCAAGTAAGGAGGAGTGTCCGGATAAGGGATCTTATCCGGCAGCCGAGGACGTACTTGTATTGTGTCGTGTGGCGGAACAACTTCGAGGGTTACCGGATACAGTGAGTTCTGCTCTTGTTAATGCCGCTACTGCTTCGAGTAAAGCATTTGAAGCAAAGGtacaagcagaggaagctGTGGAACTTGCCGAGTCGAAAGGCCTAAACGTTacgaaagcgaaggaagctgctgtgagagcaacactcgctgctgaagctgcggctacgGCTGCAAGTAATGTGGAAATTAACGCTGCAAATATTGCTGCGGTGCCGTGGCTTGAACGAAGACAAAATGTGGGTTGGCAGAAGCTTGCGAAGTGTATAGACTTAGATATGGACATGCGGGAAGCAGCAAGGGTGTGTAGAAGGGCAGCAGACAACGTGACAGCCCAATCCCTCACTGCGGCGCTGAAGGATTTGGAGAAGGTTTATACTGATGTGAGTACTAGAGAAGCCTTACGGAAGGAAACCGTTGAGTTCCATAAAGAGCTCGCGTCTTTAGAGGAGCATGTCGAAGAGGCTGTCCGTGCACAAAAACGGGCTGAGGATGCAGCTGCATATGCGAATCAAACAGTCGGTACAAATACGGGACCAGTTGTGAATTCCGTTGCATCACCTGAAGGGTCAGTGCTGCTACTGATAGCTGGACTGTTTCTCGGTTCTGTACTGTAA